TGGCGGCTGGTTTACTTCCGCAGGAAAAGCAGCACGGCGCGGCGAGACCAAACTTGAGAAAACAGAGTTGCAGTTTGATCGGGACGTGAATTCCGCGCGCCATGAAAACGGACAGAATTACGGCCCTGATGGAAAACGAGGCCTGCGTCAACAAATTCAGGCAGGCGATCAACGACTGGCTTACAACAAACCGATTCCGGGAGTGAGTGGAACTATCCACTCTCTCCTCGTAGCAGCGAACCGATTATTTGTTGTCACGCTGGAAGGAAATATCTACTGCCTGGGGCCTGAAATAAAAGAACCGAAGACCTATATTTCTCCGATCAAAGAACGAAACAAACGTAATCATACTCCCAATTCTGCCAACACACCGGCCATCATTTCGGAACGTCTATCCGCTGGTGGCTATGTTTTCATCGCAGGTATTCCCGATGAAACACTGATTGACGGATTACTCAATCATCAGGGTTTGCAAGTTGTTGCCTTGGATACGGACTTAGACCGAATCGCAACTCTTCGCGAGGAGTACCATGCAAAAGGATGGTCTGCTTCAAAATTCTCATTTCTTCCAGGCTCGCTGTCAGACTTTGAATTGCCCGCCTATTTTGCGCAACTAATCATCGCCTCAGAGCCACAACAATCAGGCTGCGATTCACGTTCACAACTTGTTTCAAAACTATACCCGTCTCTCAGACCTTATGGGGGCAGCCTGCTGGTAAAATGTACGGAGCAAACACACTCCAGACTGGCAGAGAAATTCAAGAATCTATCTCAGGCACGGATCTCTCGCAAAGACGGATATACGGTTTTTGAAAAAGTGGGTGCACTGCCAGGCTCTTCGAACTACACCGGCGGCTGGTCGAGTCCGGATGAACTGGTGAAAGCACCAGTGGGTGTTTTGTGGTACGACGACAGCATCGGCAACTTCAAACGTGCCCCCCAACCGCATTTTGTTGATGGCGTCATGATTTCACACTCCAAATACTGGCAGGGTTATCCGGCTGGAATTCGTCCACCATATAAATTGCTCGCACCGCAATTTTCTGATGTCTATACCGGCAGAAAGCTGAATGAAATACAGGCAAAAAAGCTGGTCGCAGAACTTCCAATGTTCGATCGAAACCAGAAACAGCCGAGCCAGTATCGTCCCCCGTATCAGAAAAATGACTGGAGCCCTGCCCCTCCCGTGATTGGAGAACGCACCAATCCGCTGACAGGGCAATCAGAGCCCCGCGCGTTTCCTAAAAGTTACGGCTGCGATGGTGGCGTTGATTACAGCTACCTCTACACCATGCGTTCGGGAACCGCCGCCTTTTATGACAAACGCGTGGAGAGTGGAACAATCCACATCAGCGGACCGCGTTCAGGCTGCACGAATAGTATCGTTCCTGCCAACGGCCTGCTCAACGTGCCCTATTATTTCCAGGGATGCACGTGCAGTTATCCACTTCCTGTAGGGCTATCGCTCATTTCATTGCCGGAGACACATGAGCAATGGATGGTCTGGGGAAAAAGCGAAGTGAAAGACCTGCAACGCGTCGGCTTAAACTTTGGTGCCCCCGGCGATCGCATGACTCACCGAGGCACACTCTGGCTGGATGTTCCGAGTGTCGGAGGACCTTCCCCAGAACTGGAACTGGCAGTGGAACCCAAAACTGTTCAGCCGTTTTATGAACATGCCCTCTGGATTGAAGGGGGGCGAGGCTGGCCTTGGGTTGGCGCATCCGGTATCACCGGCGTCGAAAAGATTAGCCTGAAAAATATCAAACCCGATGAATACACCCTGCGTCTCTATTTCCGGGAACCCGATTTTTCTGTACCGAAGAAGCGTGTCTTCAGCGTGAATTTAAATGGGAAACCGCTCATCAAAGATCTCGATATTTTTCAGGAAACAGCGTCCCAACAACAGATTCTGGTGCGTGAGTTCTCTCAGATCTCTCTGAATGGAAATCTGGACCTGACCTTTACCGCCAGTGCCGGCACACCTCTTGTTTGCGGTGTGGAACTGGTCAAAAAGAGTCTGCCTCTGGATTCGCTCGTTGAACTCCCCCCCCCGAAAACCGAAGCTGCTCAGTAAAGAGTGATTTCCTGATCGATTAAAAATCGCGGAATGGACCACGTGGATCTGATTCTGCCATCTCTTTTTTCCAGTTAGCAAATTGGGCTTTCATTTCCTGCAGTTTTCGAGGATGGGTTTGGGAAAGATCATGTTTTTCACTCACATCCTTTGAAAGATCAAACAGGCCATTTCCTTTCGCTGATTCCACCCACTTCCAGTTGCCGACCCGTGCGGCTTTATCGGCCCGACGCTGCCAGTACATTTCTTTGCGTGGAGAATCAGTCTGTCCCATTAACGTCGGCAGCATATCGTATCCGTCGAAAACAATGTCTTCCGGCAGCGGAATCCCGGTTTCATTGAGAAAGGTTGGCACCAGCTCCAGAGATGTGAGCAAACCTTCGTTGACTGTGCCGGGCTTGATTTTTTTCGGGTAACGCACAAGACAGGGAACACGAATTCCGCCTTCAAACATCATCCCTTTTTTTCCTTTTAGTGGCGAATTATCTGAACCACCCCCGCCCCCGTTGTCGGAAAAGAATACGACGATCGTATTATCAGCAATTTGATACTCATCGAGCAGATCCAGAACTTCCCCAATAGCATCGTCCATACAAGTTATGGAGGCAACATATTCGAGCCGACGTTTGCTGGGAGAGACCCCCTGTTTGATGACAGGCCCCTTGGAAGTTTCCCGATATTCATAGCGGCCCGTTTTTTTCTTCGTCACCAGGGTATCTTTTAAATGCGGATACATTTTTTTGTACTTCTCCGGGGCCTGTGCTCCTCCGCGAATGCGGGGATCAAGGCTGGAGGCACCATGCGGTGCGTTGAACGGCAGATAGAGAAAGAACGGTTTCTGATGGTTCTCTTTCAGAAAGTGAATCGCTTCGCGCTGAAACAGGTAAGTGCAGTACGTGCCTTTATCTTCTTCGGTAGGCTGATTATCTCGAAACATGGAAGGCACGCCATAACGTTCGTGTGTAAAGTAATCGATGCCCGTATTACTGAATCCGTAGAAATCATCAAAGCCCCGCCCAAGCGGTAGAAACCGTTTATGAACTCCCAAATCCCACTTGCCATAAATCCCACTCACATAGCCTGCCTGTTTCAATAACAAAGGCAGTAATTTTTCACGCACATCCATGCCACCAATGCGTTCGAAAGTGACTTCGTATTCTTCGGGTTTGTACTTATAGCCGTAGTCGGGGGCCTCGTTGCGAATCATATCGTAAACACCATTTCGCTGAGGATAGCGCCCCGTCAACAAACTGCCTCGACTTGGAGTACAAGCAGGCCAGGTAACATAGAAGTTGGTTAGTCTGGCACCTTCTTTCGCTAATCGATCGAGATGGGGCGTGATGACTTCCTGACTGCCGAAACACCCCAGATCTTGATATCCCTGGTCATCGCTGACGATCAAAACAATGTTGGGAGGCGTTTCTGCGGCATGGACACAAAGCGTAGATAGCAGCCAGAAACAGAGCACCAGAGACAACCCCCTGATAATTTGACGACTACCCTGATTATTCAGATCTTGATGCATGGCTGGTCTTTTCAATGAATATAGTGGAAAATACATTAGGAACGAGTGTATCTTTCTTTAGAATAGCAAATGCTTCCGGGAAAACACAAATCACTTATGCGAGAACCAGCTTGATGAAATACGTTTTACACCTGATTTTGATTTTGACATGCAGTCTGAACCTGACCATGACACAATCAAGTTTGGGGGCTGAAAAAAATGAGTTCAAGCCGACTGGGCTTCAGCTTTATTATGGAAATGACTCTGAAGTTTTAAAGAGGCTGCAACAGAAAATGCGCAAAGGCCAAGTTGTAATAATTGAATTACGCGGCCTGAGCCAAAATCAAATTGCTGAGATCGTAAAAAATGCACGGAAGGCTGGCACCAAAGTGATCGCTTACATCAGTATTGGAGAACTGAGTCAACTGGAAAAAGCGAACTTCGAGCAGTTTCTGAAAGAGAAAAAAATACCAACATCATTAGACAGTATGATCCTGAGTAAAAACGAAGCATTTCAGTCCTGGCATATTGATGTCTCAGAGAAACCATGGCGTGAATTTCTAAAGCAAAAAGTCAGACATATTTATAAACAGAATGTCGATGGCCTGTTTCTGGATGCAGTGGATACCTGCGACCTGTATATTACCCGAAAAGAATGGGAAATAAAGCGACGGGCTCAAAGTGTCAAAGCAATGATCAGTCTGATCCGTCTAATCAAAGCATTCTCGCCAGAGAAATTCATTATGCAAAACCGTGGGCTGAATCTAATTGGAAAAAGCGTGTTTGTCGGCGACGCTACCGGCACTTTTATTTCCGGACTCGATCTGGCGCATGCTCATCCCAATAACCCGGATGGGTTACTCTGGACGGGGGCGTATGCTCATTCGAGTGCCTGGATTGCCAGTAAAGAACGGGACATGATTCAGATTCGAAAAAACGGTTTTACCTCGGTATTCACGCTAGGCTATGCCGACACAAATGTCTCACGGAAGCAATTCTTTCAGAACAGCCGTGCTGCGGGTTTCATCCCTGCCTGGGGAAGTTCAAATACGAAGCTCCACGAAGAATTGACACAGAATACTGTAGCTGAGTAAAAGGTCTCTGGTTAGATCATGAAGTCGGTTTCACGCCCCAGAATTCGATCGACCAGATCCTGAGACAGGTCAATAGCGGGCGCCTGTTTTCCTGAAACATCGGTCGGGTTAATCCCACAATACTGTGACCAGGGTCCCAGGTGTCGCCAACGCCCGGCGCGATTCGGTTCGCTTTCCATTACCGGAGTCGTGCAACGATTACATCCGATCGTTGGATATCCTTGTTTGTGTAGTGGATTCGTGATGACCTGATTCTCTTTGAGATAGGCTTGAAATTCCTCTTTGGACAAACTTGCCAGGATATTCACTCGCAGGCAGTTCATGGCGGGATCGATCGCTAAAATGGGTACATTGGCACGCTGCCCTCCATCGGCACGACGTAGACTGCCGATCAAAGCATCGTACTGATCGGATACCTGAAGCAGCGGTTGTGTTTTTCGCAAATCACAACACTGCTCTTGCCCTTCGACGGAAAGGTACAAGATCCCGAGTTCCTCGATCTGCTCCTGCATCGTTTTCGCTGGTTCAAGAGTCACAATGTTGACACCGTACTCCTTGATTAGCTGATCGCGGGTATCCAAAGTTTCCTGAAATAAAACGCCGGTATCAACAAACAGAATCGGAAGATCTGCTTTGATCTGACTGAGCATATGGGCAACAACGCATCCCGCACGCTGCATTGACGACAATGCTGCCAACCTGGTACCAAACATTTCCTGAGCCCAATGAATCAGCTCAAGAGGAGTTCGTTCTTCAAATGCTTCGTTGAGATCTGCTAAATCGGCTTGTGTGAGACGTGCCATTCAAGTATTCCTGCGGCAATTTTCTCTCTGTGTTGATGCGAAGAGAAAATCGCTGAATTTGAAACATATTCCTGCAAATGTAGTGCAAAATCTAATTTGACCACTTTATTCTCAGGAATTGTAGCGAACCCTCAGTAATACCTCAATGCGCGCATGAATGGGTTCTCGCCCATTCAGAGTGAAATAGATCACGGTCTCCCCCAAACCGATTCAGGACAGTTAGAAAATCAGGCCAGTAGTCGTTCCATCTTGGGAAAACGGGCCCCTTCCAATTGAAAGAACTCCTCTTTGTTCAGATCAGCAATGCTGTCTACTACCAGATCCGGCTGATAAGCGTAATAATCCAAGTCACCCAATGCAGTTCCTCCCGAGAGAACAAGCACGGAACGGTAGCCCATCTCCACGCCCCCCAGGATATCCGTTTCCATTGTGTCGCCGATCATCGTAGTCTGAGCTGAAGAAATTCCCAATTCCTGGCGGGCACTTCGCATCATGACAGGGCTTGGCTTTCCAACACTAAAGGCTTTCTTCTTTGTCGCTGCCTCCAACATCGATACAATCGCTCCACATCCCGGCCGGAGACCATTTTGTGTGGGACAGTTGGGATCCATATTTGTGGCAATGAGTTTTGCCCCATTTTCAATCATCCGCACTGCCGCTTCGATCATTTCAAAATTCATTGATCGGCCTTCGCCCACGACCACATAATCGGGGTCATGATCAACAATCGAATATCCGTTTCGATGCAAGGCATGCAACAGGCCGCCCTCTCCAATGACATAGGCTGTTCCATTAGGCTTGCTCTGCGCAAGGAAACGGGCTGTCGCCATGGCACATGTAAAGATGTGTTCTTCCCCCACCGTAATTCCCATGCGGGACAATTTCGTGACCACATCGCGGCGGGTTCTCTGGCTGTTATTCGTCAAAAAGATAAATGGCAGATCTCGCTTTTTGAGTTCATTGATAAAATCGACTGCCCCTTCAATCAGGTCAGTCCCTCTGTAAATGACACCATCCATGTCAATCAAGTATCCTGGTAACATCGCTTTCGGTCCTTGAATTAATAAATTTTGAGTCGAAACTCAGGTGGGATATCTTCAGATGCTGGAGCGCGCTCACTGAAAAAATCAGTGTTTGAATCGGGTCATGGAAGACTGTCTGTTAACTACAGCCCGAGGTGTTGTCTAAAATTGAACTCCAAATTGACCATCAGAACAATTCATTTTAATTAGCATCTGCTGAAGCGTTTTAGCGCATTTAAAACAAAACATGTTAAAGGGACTTCGCAATTGCCGTGCCGGACTCAATGCACGGATGAAATCAGACAAGCCTCACCGTAATCGTAACTCGTTTACTCAATACACGTTTCTGTGTTTGTTTGAGATTAGGATTGATCTGAAAACCATCCAATCTTTATCAAGACCTCATATAGACACATTGCATTCGACTTAGCATTTAAGCGGAGCTGCACAGGAAATAGACACGAATTGATGCGAGACCAAACAGGATCGCCAGTCTCATTTCCAAAAATCAGTAATGAAAAACCCCGGCTGTCTAAGTAATAGACAACCGGGGCCGCAACCAACAATTTTTTCAAAATGGAAGAGCAATCACAACTATTACTCTGGCTTGGTTACATCCTGAATCTCAATTCGCTTCGGTTGCATTTCCAGTTTTTTCTCCAGAACCACCGTCAATACACCTGCATCCAGTGTTGCAGATACTGAGGCCGGATCTACCCAGTCCGGCAACTGGACAACACGCCTGAACTTGCCATATCGGCGTTCATTATGCAGATATTCACGGTCTTCAACCGACTTCCTCTCACCGGTCAGAATGAGATGACCATCCTGGATATCCAGCGAGAGCTCATCCTTTTTCATCCCCGGTACATCCAGAGCTATATGGTACTTACTATCCTCTTCCCAAACCGAGAGGGGAGAATAAGCGCCTTCCATTCCTGGAAATGACTTCCCGAATAATTGACCAAAAGCATCATCTAAATCAGAACGAAGATTCGCAGAAAAAGGAAATCCTAATTTGTGAGAACGTGCGCTTAACATGAGACTTGCTCCTTATCATTAAGAGACAACATTATTTTAATTACGAAGACCAAGCTTTATTTCCAGCTCGCCCCTGAGCAATCAATGACATAGCATAACGCATGCCATATTGACGCCAATCGAAACAAAATCCCCTTAAGTAGAATAAAACCAGGAGCTTATAGACAACCTTTTTTCGCACACCAGATTTCACAAAATCAAAGCCAACAAAAAAACTGCCATTTTGACACACTCGGTAAGCGAATAAAAGACGCCATTATGGCACCTTCCGTTGTCCAGCCGTAAAAAAACTCGCAGCAAACCAATTGATTTACTGCGAGTTAATATCAAATTCCCTCAGGAAGTTTTCAACCTGCTACGCTTACGCGTTATAGTAGAGATCAAACTCATAAGGATGAGGGCGTAAGCGGATTGGATCCAACTCTTCAGTCCGCTTGTGCTTGATAAAGGAATCAATCAAATCCTGACTGAAGACATCACCAGCTGTCAGGAAGGCACTGTCTTCTTCCAGTGCGATCAATGCTTCATCCAAAGATTTGGGAGCAACATTGGTTTCGGCCAACTCTTCCGGTGTCATGTCATAAATGTCACGGTCCAAAGGCTCACCGGGATCAATCTTGTTCTGAACACCATCAATCATGGCCATCATCAGAGCGGTAAAGCTAAGATAACCATTGGCGGTCGGATCGGGACAACGGAATTCAACCCGCTTCGCTTTAGGACTGCCGGAATACATTGGAATTCGGCAAGAAGCAGATCGGTTACGCTGGCTCATTGCCAGAGTCACCGGAGCTTCAAAGCCCGGCACCAGGCGGTGGAAGCTGTTTGCGGTTGGATTTGACAGTGCAATCAACGCTCGACCGTGTTTAAGGATACCACCAATGGCATGCAGAGCGAGTTCGCTCATGCCAGCATAGCCATCACCATACATCAATGTATCTCCGTCTTTCCAGAGAGAGATGTGAGTGTGCATTCCGGAACCGTTATCTTCAAAAACGGGTTTCGGCATGAATGTCACAGTTTTTCCATTGCGTTTGGCAACGTTTTTGATGATGTACTTGTACCACATGAACTGGTCAGACATCTGCATCAGCGGTGCGAATTCCATATCGATTTCACACTGACCGGCAGTCGCGACTTCGTGGTGATGTGCTTCAACGACAATACCCACTTTTTGTAGTTCTTCAACCATTTCTGCACGCAGGTCACCATAGGTATCACTTGGTGATACGGGGAAATATCCCCCTTTATATCCCACCTTATGCCCCAGGTTCCCTTCTTCAGACCGACCTGTATTCCATGCCGCTTCTGATGAGTCGATTTCATACATGGCCCCTCTCTGATTAGAGAGATAGCGAACGTCGTCGAAGATAAAGAATTCAGGTTCTGGCCCGATAAAACAGGAGTCAGCAATACCAGTCTGCTTCAGATAAGCCAGACCTTTTTTAGCGACACCACGAGGGTCTTTGTTGTAATCTTCTTTGGTAATCGGATCGACGATGTCAGCCAGAACGCTGACGGTTGGCTGTTTGAAAAAGGGATCCAACTTAACAGTCTCTGGATCTGGCACAGCCAACATGTCTGAGCTGTCAATCGGCTGCCAGCCACGAATAGAAGATCCATCAAAACCGACGCCATCCTCAAAAGTACCTTCGTCCCAGGTACTGATGGGGTACGAACAATGCTGCCAGGTACCAAAGATGTCGGTAAACTTTAAGTCGACCATCTTTGCGCCGTTTTTTTCTGCAAAAGCAAAAAAATCTTTGGGAGTCATCGCAATTTGCTCCTCTATAATGTCTGAGTGAAACAGCAGGTAAAGAGGCCCGTCATCCCCCCTGTCCCGCGAAGAACCGATCATATTCACAATAAGTCTAGTAAAGCATGAAGCAGAATTCTCTTATTTCATCCCGCCTCGGAAAAGTAATCCATCAACCAACGAACGTTGCTATCGGAACACTTCTCACTTTACTTATTTCGTATGAGACACTTCAGCCCTGTTCACCGACAAAGTGAATTCAAGGACAAACCCCATACTTCCCTGGTTACTTAATTTCATCATGATTTTAAGTAGATCGGTTGGAAACAACAGCGATTGCAGGAGATCGCAACCATACCGAACCCCATAGGCACAAGATGCAACCACGCTCAATGTTGACGGATTCTTCAGCAGGTACATCTTGTTTGACAGATTACTACCGTAACGAATCAACCCGTAGAAATCTACTGTCAGACTCCTGTCTCAGGATAAATCCTTGCTCGATCTGAGATTTCCTAACTCCTGACAATCAAATAGAATTGGAGACTCTTAACGATTAGCAAATCCTGTGAAACAAGTCGCTTTGAAAAACCGCA
This window of the Gimesia fumaroli genome carries:
- a CDS encoding outer membrane protein assembly factor BamB family protein, giving the protein MTNLCLHPIILFVLLVQFFSGSTEANDWPMWRMNPQRSAATTETLPESLHVQWVHQLPPLEPAFKNARLQFDAGYEPVVKNGILFYGSSSTNSVTAIDVETGRELWRFYTNGPVRLAPVAWNNSLFFGSDDGCLYSIEAQTGKLQWKFRAVPSSRLILGNRHLTSVWPVRGGPVIENDTIYFAAGVWPFEGVFIYALDTKTGATKWVNDRLGFIYGQHPHAAEAFGGVTPQGYLVISENELIVPCGTAFPARLNKETGELIEFELPKPGRTPGGWFTSAGKAARRGETKLEKTELQFDRDVNSARHENGQNYGPDGKRGLRQQIQAGDQRLAYNKPIPGVSGTIHSLLVAANRLFVVTLEGNIYCLGPEIKEPKTYISPIKERNKRNHTPNSANTPAIISERLSAGGYVFIAGIPDETLIDGLLNHQGLQVVALDTDLDRIATLREEYHAKGWSASKFSFLPGSLSDFELPAYFAQLIIASEPQQSGCDSRSQLVSKLYPSLRPYGGSLLVKCTEQTHSRLAEKFKNLSQARISRKDGYTVFEKVGALPGSSNYTGGWSSPDELVKAPVGVLWYDDSIGNFKRAPQPHFVDGVMISHSKYWQGYPAGIRPPYKLLAPQFSDVYTGRKLNEIQAKKLVAELPMFDRNQKQPSQYRPPYQKNDWSPAPPVIGERTNPLTGQSEPRAFPKSYGCDGGVDYSYLYTMRSGTAAFYDKRVESGTIHISGPRSGCTNSIVPANGLLNVPYYFQGCTCSYPLPVGLSLISLPETHEQWMVWGKSEVKDLQRVGLNFGAPGDRMTHRGTLWLDVPSVGGPSPELELAVEPKTVQPFYEHALWIEGGRGWPWVGASGITGVEKISLKNIKPDEYTLRLYFREPDFSVPKKRVFSVNLNGKPLIKDLDIFQETASQQQILVREFSQISLNGNLDLTFTASAGTPLVCGVELVKKSLPLDSLVELPPPKTEAAQ
- a CDS encoding sulfatase-like hydrolase/transferase, which encodes MHQDLNNQGSRQIIRGLSLVLCFWLLSTLCVHAAETPPNIVLIVSDDQGYQDLGCFGSQEVITPHLDRLAKEGARLTNFYVTWPACTPSRGSLLTGRYPQRNGVYDMIRNEAPDYGYKYKPEEYEVTFERIGGMDVREKLLPLLLKQAGYVSGIYGKWDLGVHKRFLPLGRGFDDFYGFSNTGIDYFTHERYGVPSMFRDNQPTEEDKGTYCTYLFQREAIHFLKENHQKPFFLYLPFNAPHGASSLDPRIRGGAQAPEKYKKMYPHLKDTLVTKKKTGRYEYRETSKGPVIKQGVSPSKRRLEYVASITCMDDAIGEVLDLLDEYQIADNTIVVFFSDNGGGGGSDNSPLKGKKGMMFEGGIRVPCLVRYPKKIKPGTVNEGLLTSLELVPTFLNETGIPLPEDIVFDGYDMLPTLMGQTDSPRKEMYWQRRADKAARVGNWKWVESAKGNGLFDLSKDVSEKHDLSQTHPRKLQEMKAQFANWKKEMAESDPRGPFRDF
- a CDS encoding endo alpha-1,4 polygalactosaminidase, coding for MRKGQVVIIELRGLSQNQIAEIVKNARKAGTKVIAYISIGELSQLEKANFEQFLKEKKIPTSLDSMILSKNEAFQSWHIDVSEKPWREFLKQKVRHIYKQNVDGLFLDAVDTCDLYITRKEWEIKRRAQSVKAMISLIRLIKAFSPEKFIMQNRGLNLIGKSVFVGDATGTFISGLDLAHAHPNNPDGLLWTGAYAHSSAWIASKERDMIQIRKNGFTSVFTLGYADTNVSRKQFFQNSRAAGFIPAWGSSNTKLHEELTQNTVAE
- a CDS encoding phosphoadenylyl-sulfate reductase produces the protein MARLTQADLADLNEAFEERTPLELIHWAQEMFGTRLAALSSMQRAGCVVAHMLSQIKADLPILFVDTGVLFQETLDTRDQLIKEYGVNIVTLEPAKTMQEQIEELGILYLSVEGQEQCCDLRKTQPLLQVSDQYDALIGSLRRADGGQRANVPILAIDPAMNCLRVNILASLSKEEFQAYLKENQVITNPLHKQGYPTIGCNRCTTPVMESEPNRAGRWRHLGPWSQYCGINPTDVSGKQAPAIDLSQDLVDRILGRETDFMI
- a CDS encoding HAD-IIA family hydrolase produces the protein MLPGYLIDMDGVIYRGTDLIEGAVDFINELKKRDLPFIFLTNNSQRTRRDVVTKLSRMGITVGEEHIFTCAMATARFLAQSKPNGTAYVIGEGGLLHALHRNGYSIVDHDPDYVVVGEGRSMNFEMIEAAVRMIENGAKLIATNMDPNCPTQNGLRPGCGAIVSMLEAATKKKAFSVGKPSPVMMRSARQELGISSAQTTMIGDTMETDILGGVEMGYRSVLVLSGGTALGDLDYYAYQPDLVVDSIADLNKEEFFQLEGARFPKMERLLA
- a CDS encoding Hsp20/alpha crystallin family protein is translated as MLSARSHKLGFPFSANLRSDLDDAFGQLFGKSFPGMEGAYSPLSVWEEDSKYHIALDVPGMKKDELSLDIQDGHLILTGERKSVEDREYLHNERRYGKFRRVVQLPDWVDPASVSATLDAGVLTVVLEKKLEMQPKRIEIQDVTKPE
- the glnA gene encoding type I glutamate--ammonia ligase, yielding MTPKDFFAFAEKNGAKMVDLKFTDIFGTWQHCSYPISTWDEGTFEDGVGFDGSSIRGWQPIDSSDMLAVPDPETVKLDPFFKQPTVSVLADIVDPITKEDYNKDPRGVAKKGLAYLKQTGIADSCFIGPEPEFFIFDDVRYLSNQRGAMYEIDSSEAAWNTGRSEEGNLGHKVGYKGGYFPVSPSDTYGDLRAEMVEELQKVGIVVEAHHHEVATAGQCEIDMEFAPLMQMSDQFMWYKYIIKNVAKRNGKTVTFMPKPVFEDNGSGMHTHISLWKDGDTLMYGDGYAGMSELALHAIGGILKHGRALIALSNPTANSFHRLVPGFEAPVTLAMSQRNRSASCRIPMYSGSPKAKRVEFRCPDPTANGYLSFTALMMAMIDGVQNKIDPGEPLDRDIYDMTPEELAETNVAPKSLDEALIALEEDSAFLTAGDVFSQDLIDSFIKHKRTEELDPIRLRPHPYEFDLYYNA